A section of the Pectinophora gossypiella chromosome 11, ilPecGoss1.1, whole genome shotgun sequence genome encodes:
- the LOC126370719 gene encoding retinol dehydrogenase 11-like translates to MDEFSEDVKIPKGFKLKPCETNGMLNGKVAIITGGGTGVGFESAKKLAQKGARVVIASRNQTKLKIAQDDIIDQTGNRDVTYRLLDLSSLKSVRNFATQTMLFEKRVDILVNNAVAFALPDTLTEDGLNLTMQVNYYGAFLLTFLLLPFLKASAPSRIINSSVALAALGDFDFEHWNDPGVYDNMAILANSKLADTLFTAELHRRLRGTGVAAITYDPFVVSDSTVLQLKPSTLHTAWKHYNPRVLVKEIAGAQVAYYAAEPTVQKESGSHFKLCHKWISLLTAKNANLTSSLWAASKKAVKITKLEDWEDVSRNTSKNP, encoded by the coding sequence ATGGACGAATTTTCTGAAGACGTAAAAATTCCAAAGGGATTTAAGCTCAAACCTTGTGAAACTAATGGAATGCTTAATGGAAAAGTTGCAATCATTACCGGTGGTGGTACCGGAGTTGGGTTTGAAAGTGCGAAGAAATTAGCCCAGAAAGGAGCCAGAGTGGTCATCGCTAGTCGAAACCAAACCAAACTGAAGATCGCACAAGACGATATCATCGACCAGACGGGCAATCGAGATGTTACATACAGACTGCTAGACCTCAGCTCCCTTAAATCTGTGAGAAATTTTGCTACTCAAACGATGCTCTTTGAAAAACGAGTTGACATTTTAGTGAACAACGCTGTAGCTTTTGCTTTACCAGACACACTTACAGAAGACGGACTCAACCTCACTATGCAGGTGAACTATTACGGAGCATTCCTACTGACATTTTTATTGCTGCCATTCTTAAAAGCATCAGCTCCAAGCAGAATAATCAACAGCTCCGTAGCCTTAGCAGCTTTGGGAGATTTCGATTTCGAACACTGGAATGATCCTGGTGTCTACGATAATATGGCTATTCTGGCAAATTCAAAATTGGCTGATACATTGTTCACGGCAGAGTTACATAGAAGACTGCGAGGTACTGGCGTTGCAGCTATCACGTATGATCCTTTCGTTGTCAGTGATTCTACTGTGTTACAACTCAAGCCTAGCACCTTACATACAGCATGGAAGCATTACAACCCAAGAGTATTGGTAAAGGAAATAGCAGGAGCACAAGTAGCGTACTATGCAGCAGAACCAACAGTGCAAAAGGAAAGTGGAAGTCACTTTAAATTATGTCATAAATGGATTTCTCTGTTGACCGCGAAAAATGCAAACCTGACAAGCAGTCTTTGGGCAGCTTCGAAAAAGGCTGTTAAGATAACTAAATTGGAAGATTGGGAAGATGTTTCTCGTAATACATCTAAGAATCCATAG
- the LOC126370723 gene encoding retinol dehydrogenase 13-like: MIRDDFTGCETDVRLDGKVALVTGATSGTGLEIAKNLAKRGAKVIIASRNPNKLADARKTIINSSRNANVVARTIDLENLASVRNFVHETVTVEPRLDILINNIGAIGLEDRLTQDNLQLMMQVNYFGSFLLTFLLFPFLKASAPSRIVNVSSLALILGTIDLDHMNDVGRYSNFGFYCNAKLADVLFTVEMDKRIRGSGVNVYSMDPGLGKSQFFRNYDDGFWKTVLNGALLKFGRPLHRVALMSVYLAVDPKVEYDSGKHFRDCNEFYSTWFANDTVLTRRLWEESKVLTRISPFEDWETNGV, from the coding sequence ATGATCCGAGACGATTTCACTGGATGTGAAACCGACGTACGTCTTGACGGGAAAGTCGCTCTCGTCACAGGAGCAACCTCGGGAACCGGGTTGGAGATAGCGAAGAACCTAGCCAAGCGTGGAGCCAAAGTTATTATCGCCAGCCGCAACCCGAACAAGCTCGCCGATGCAAGAAAAACCATCATAAACTCCTCAAGAAACGCCAACGTTGTCGCAAGAACCATAGACTTAGAAAACCTCGCCTCAGTCAGAAACTTCGTCCACGAAACCGTGACGGTGGAGCCTCGTTTGGACATTCTGATCAACAATATCGGAGCAATAGGCTTAGAAGATCGCCTTACGCAAGACAACCTTCAGTTGATGATGCAAGTCAATTACTTCGGATCTTTTTTATTGACCTTCCTATTATTTCCATTCCTGAAAGCATCAGCTCCAAGTAGAATCGTCAACGTATCGTCACTAGCTTTAATTCTTGGAACTATTGATTTGGATCACATGAACGATGTCGGGAGGTACTCCAATTTTGGATTCTACTGCAATGCGAAGTTGGCTGATGTGTTGTTTACAGTGGAAATGGACAAGAGGATAAGAGGTAGTGGTGTGAATGTTTACAGTATGGACCCAGGACTCGGAAAGAGTCAGTTCTTCAGGAATTATGATGACGGATTTTGGAAGACTGTCCTTAATGGTGCTTTGTTGAAGTTTGGGAGACCTTTGCATAGAGTGGCGTTGATGTCAGTGTATTTAGCGGTGGATCCGAAAGTAGAGTATGATAGTGGTAAACATTTTAGGGATTGTAATGAGTTCTATAGCACTTGGTTCGCGAATGACACAGTGTTAACTAGACGATTGTGGGAAGAGTCGAAGGTCCTCACTAGAATTTCTCCATTCGAAGATTGGGAGACGAACGGCGTGTAA
- the LOC126370726 gene encoding retinol dehydrogenase 11-like — MCDTDARLEGKVIVVTGGSSGIGFETAKNLAKRGARVVIASRNETKLKLARDNIKEATGNSDVYYRLLDLGSLKSVRNFASETLSYEKRLDVLINNAGSVGLPDTLTADGLNLTMQVNYFGSFLLTFLLLPMLKSSAPSRIINSSASSMYIGHLDFDHWNDIGRYNFITALANSKLAETLFTAELDRRLKGTGVTANSFDPFVVKDTDILINAPEAIKEVSKFFINLVGLKKEEVGQQIAYIAAEPTLEEESGQHFKFCRKWLNHWLVSDTDLTKKLWEASKAAVNISNEEDWESSER; from the coding sequence ATGTGTGACACAGACGCTAGACTTGAAGGAAAAGTGATAGTTGTGACCGGGGGTAGTTCGGGAATAGGATTTGAAACAGCTAAAAACTTAGCCAAACGTGGAGCTAGAGTTGTGATCGCTAGCCGAAATGAGACTAAACTGAAACTCGCTCGGGATAACATTAAAGAAGCAACTGGAAATAGTGATGTTTACTACAGACTTTTAGACCTTGGCTCTTTAAAATCAGTGAGAAATTTCGCTAGTGAAACCTTAAGTTACGAAAAACGTCTTGATGTTTTAATCAACAACGCAGGATCAGTTGGTTTACCAGACACGTTGACCGCAGATGGCCTGAACTTGACCATGCAAGTCAACTACTTCGGGTCCTTTTTACTTACATTTCTTTTGCTGCCCATGTTAAAATCTTCAGCTCCTAGTAGAATCATCAACAGTTCTGCCTCATCTATGTACATCGGACACTTAGACTTCGACCATTGGAACGATATTGGCCGTTACAATTTCATAACTGCCTTAGCGAATTCAAAACTGGCTGAGACATTATTCACGGCAGAATTAGACCGAAGACTGAAAGGCACTGGTGTTACAGCAAACAGTTTTGATCCTTTCGTTGTTAAAGACACTGATATACTTATTAACGCGCCAGAAGCAATTAAAGAAGTGTCAAAATTCTTCATTAACCTAGTAGGGCTGAAGAAAGAGGAAGTGGGACAGCAAATAGCGTATATAGCAGCAGAGCCTACCTTAGAAGAAGAGAGCGGACAGCATTTTAAGTTTTGTAGGAAATGGTTGAATCACTGGCTGGTCAGTGATACAGATTTGACTAAAAAACTATGGGAGGCTTCAAAAGCAGCTGTAAATATTAGTAATGAAGAAGACTGGGAATCTAGTGAacgataa